Proteins encoded in a region of the Brevundimonas vesicularis genome:
- the carA gene encoding glutamine-hydrolyzing carbamoyl-phosphate synthase small subunit: MTTKILPGATGVLALADGTILQGIGVGAVGSALGEVVFNTAMTGYQEILTDPSYMSQILAFTFPHVGNVGTNVEDIEQMGGGSDTSARGAIFRDVPTDPANYRSDASFDDWMKRRGVVGLAGVDTRALTKIIRDKGAPHAVIAHDPDGNFDLEALVAKAKGWTGLVGLDLAKPASTLQAFEWNEGLWDWPEGHPKTEGRKDVVVIDYGVKRNILRALASTGARITVVPATTTAEEVLARNPDGVVLSNGPGDPAATGEYAVPEIQKLVASGKPLMGICLGHQMLALALGAKTVKMDQGHHGANHPVKDLTTGKVEIVSMNHGFTVDRDSLPDAVTETHVSLFDGTNCGIAVKDKPIFSVQHHPEASPGPTDSLYLFDRFADLMGDR; encoded by the coding sequence ATGACGACGAAGATTCTTCCGGGCGCTACCGGCGTCCTCGCGCTCGCAGACGGCACGATCCTGCAGGGCATTGGCGTGGGCGCCGTCGGCTCGGCCCTGGGCGAGGTGGTCTTCAACACCGCCATGACCGGCTATCAGGAAATCCTGACCGACCCGTCCTACATGAGCCAAATCCTGGCCTTCACCTTCCCGCACGTCGGCAATGTGGGGACCAATGTCGAAGACATCGAGCAGATGGGCGGCGGGTCCGACACCTCGGCGCGCGGCGCCATCTTCCGCGACGTTCCGACCGATCCGGCCAACTATCGCTCGGACGCCAGTTTCGACGACTGGATGAAGCGGCGCGGCGTCGTGGGCCTGGCCGGGGTCGACACCCGCGCCCTGACCAAGATCATCCGCGACAAGGGCGCGCCGCACGCCGTCATCGCCCACGACCCTGACGGAAACTTTGACCTGGAGGCCCTGGTCGCCAAGGCCAAGGGCTGGACCGGGCTGGTCGGTCTGGACCTGGCCAAGCCCGCCTCCACCCTGCAGGCCTTCGAATGGAACGAGGGTCTGTGGGACTGGCCGGAGGGGCACCCCAAGACCGAAGGCCGCAAGGACGTGGTCGTCATCGATTACGGCGTGAAGCGCAACATCCTGCGCGCCCTGGCCTCGACCGGCGCGCGCATTACCGTGGTCCCGGCGACGACGACGGCGGAAGAGGTTCTGGCCCGCAATCCCGACGGCGTGGTCCTGTCCAACGGTCCGGGCGATCCGGCCGCGACGGGCGAATACGCCGTGCCCGAAATCCAGAAGCTGGTCGCCAGCGGCAAACCGTTGATGGGCATCTGCCTGGGCCACCAGATGCTGGCCCTGGCCTTGGGCGCCAAGACGGTGAAGATGGATCAGGGCCACCACGGCGCCAACCATCCGGTCAAGGATTTGACTACCGGCAAGGTCGAGATCGTGTCGATGAACCACGGCTTCACCGTCGATCGCGACAGCCTGCCCGACGCCGTGACCGAGACCCACGTCAGTCTGTTCGACGGCACCAACTGCGGCATCGCGGTCAAGGACAAGCCGATCTTCAGCGTCCAGCACCACCCCGAGGCCTCGCCCGGGCCGACCGACAGCCTGTATCTGTTCGACCGGTTCGCCGATCTGATGGGCGACCGCTGA
- a CDS encoding glycoside hydrolase family 3 N-terminal domain-containing protein: MPVSAQASRTVARHRQKIEDLIAAMTVEEKAGQLNLLADPFRWMPTAVNPLDGTGDPARVTALIREGKVGSLFNGIGAEAGRRIQRVAMEESRLKIPLLFAADVIHGLSTIFPVPLAEAAAFDTELARRTARAAAVETAASAVHQTYAPMVDVARDQRWGRNVEGAGEDVLLNNLLAAARVRGFQGEKGLDDRDAVLATAKHMAAYSAAVGGVEYNTTDMSEQTLRGVFLPPFKASVDAGALSIMSAFNDVNGVPASGSRKLLTDILRGEWGFEGFVVSDYTSEQELVAHGFAEDGRDAARLAFNAGVDVSMVSGLYLEHLPSLVASGEVSMARLDEAVRRVLNTKAALGLFDDPYRGTDPVREKAVVGSRDHVELSREAGRKSVVLLKNDNGLLPLKKSQKIALVGPFADDVDNVWGPWTIWGAPERRVSLETGFRAAMSDPQNLTLARGSGVETPLDGGIEQAVAAARDAEVIVLAIGEATNMSGEAQSRTEIVVPAPQVALVDAMAALGKPMVILLRNGRALALEGNVKNAQAIVVTWFLGEQMGHAVADVLFGDHGPSARLPVSFPHKSGQQPYSYDRKTTGRPANPDLASEEYKARYRETTNTALYPFGYGLTYGAISYGPVEMESDRLAWAGTLDLAVTVTNTGPHPAEELVQLYIHDRVASLTQPGRLLKDFKRVSLKPGQSTKVSFTLNARQLGFIGADETWRIEPGLFDVWLAPHAQGGAKATFQLIGPASITDGR; encoded by the coding sequence ATGCCTGTTTCCGCCCAAGCGTCCCGCACCGTCGCCCGTCACCGCCAAAAGATCGAGGATCTGATCGCAGCCATGACGGTCGAGGAGAAGGCGGGGCAGCTGAACCTGCTGGCTGATCCGTTCCGCTGGATGCCCACGGCGGTGAACCCGCTGGACGGCACGGGCGATCCCGCGCGCGTCACCGCCCTGATCCGCGAAGGCAAGGTTGGGTCGCTGTTCAACGGCATCGGCGCCGAGGCGGGCCGTCGCATCCAGCGCGTGGCGATGGAAGAGAGCCGGCTGAAAATCCCGCTGCTGTTCGCAGCGGACGTGATCCACGGCCTATCGACCATCTTCCCGGTGCCCCTGGCCGAGGCGGCGGCCTTCGACACCGAACTGGCCCGGCGCACGGCGCGGGCCGCGGCGGTCGAGACGGCGGCGTCGGCGGTTCACCAGACCTACGCCCCCATGGTGGACGTGGCGCGCGACCAGCGTTGGGGCCGCAACGTCGAGGGCGCGGGCGAGGATGTTCTGCTGAACAACCTGCTGGCCGCCGCCCGCGTGCGCGGCTTCCAGGGCGAAAAGGGTCTGGACGACCGTGACGCGGTCCTGGCCACCGCCAAACACATGGCCGCCTATTCCGCCGCCGTCGGCGGGGTCGAATACAACACCACCGACATGAGCGAGCAGACGCTGCGCGGGGTCTTCCTGCCGCCGTTCAAGGCGTCGGTGGACGCCGGCGCCCTGTCGATCATGAGCGCCTTCAACGACGTTAATGGCGTGCCGGCCTCGGGCAGCCGCAAGCTGCTGACCGACATCCTGCGCGGCGAATGGGGCTTCGAGGGCTTCGTCGTCTCCGACTACACCTCCGAGCAGGAGCTGGTGGCCCACGGCTTCGCCGAGGACGGCCGCGACGCCGCCCGCCTGGCTTTCAACGCCGGGGTCGATGTGTCGATGGTGTCGGGTCTGTATCTGGAACATCTGCCCAGCCTGGTCGCCTCGGGCGAGGTGTCGATGGCGCGCCTGGACGAGGCGGTGCGCCGCGTCCTCAACACCAAGGCGGCGCTGGGCCTGTTCGACGACCCCTATCGCGGCACCGATCCGGTGCGTGAAAAGGCGGTGGTCGGGTCGCGCGATCACGTCGAGCTGTCGCGCGAGGCGGGCCGCAAGTCGGTCGTGCTGCTGAAGAACGACAACGGCCTGCTGCCGCTGAAGAAGAGTCAGAAGATCGCCCTGGTCGGCCCGTTCGCCGACGACGTGGACAATGTCTGGGGGCCGTGGACCATCTGGGGCGCGCCCGAGCGACGCGTTTCGCTGGAGACGGGCTTCCGCGCGGCCATGAGCGATCCGCAGAACCTGACCCTCGCACGCGGCTCGGGCGTCGAGACGCCGCTGGACGGCGGGATCGAGCAGGCCGTCGCCGCCGCCCGCGACGCCGAGGTCATCGTCCTGGCCATCGGCGAGGCGACCAACATGTCGGGCGAGGCCCAGTCGCGCACCGAGATTGTGGTGCCCGCGCCGCAGGTCGCCCTGGTCGACGCCATGGCGGCGCTGGGCAAGCCCATGGTCATCCTGCTGAGGAACGGCCGGGCGCTTGCGCTGGAAGGCAATGTGAAGAACGCCCAGGCCATCGTCGTGACCTGGTTCCTGGGCGAACAGATGGGCCATGCCGTCGCCGACGTCCTGTTCGGCGATCACGGCCCGTCCGCGCGCCTGCCAGTCAGCTTCCCGCACAAGTCGGGCCAGCAGCCCTATTCCTACGACCGCAAGACCACCGGCCGCCCGGCCAATCCCGATCTGGCGAGCGAGGAATACAAGGCCCGCTATCGCGAGACGACGAATACGGCGCTTTATCCCTTCGGCTATGGCCTGACCTATGGCGCGATCAGCTATGGGCCGGTCGAGATGGAGAGCGACAGGCTGGCCTGGGCCGGCACGCTGGACCTGGCCGTGACCGTGACCAACACCGGGCCGCATCCGGCCGAGGAGCTGGTGCAGCTCTATATCCACGACCGGGTCGCCAGCCTGACCCAGCCGGGCCGATTGCTGAAGGACTTCAAGCGGGTGTCGCTGAAGCCGGGCCAGAGCACGAAGGTGAGCTTCACCCTGAACGCCCGTCAGCTGGGCTTCATCGGCGCGGACGAGACCTGGCGCATCGAGCCCGGTCTGTTCGACGTCTGGCTGGCGCCGCACGCCCAGGGCGGGGCCAAGGCGACGTTCCAGCTGATCGGTCCGGCGTCCATCACCGACGGGCGGTGA
- a CDS encoding ZIP family metal transporter, whose product MESLSPIAAGGLGSLAAGMMTAVGAVPLLFFRKAGVQTQSALLGFAAGVMLAASFFSLIIPGVDVLQAGGASQAAAAGVMGAAVLIGATVIGLMNRFAPVDMLAIGPAGSRDLSRRIWLFIIAITLHNFPEGAAVGVSFGGGDMHQGLSTALGIGIQNMPEGLAVSAAMATLGYGRWPAFAAALASGLVEPVGGLIGASVVDLLPGALPWGLGLAAGAMIYVVTAEIIPETREKSKGEGSMIGLMIGLVGMMFLDIALG is encoded by the coding sequence ATGGAATCCCTTTCCCCCATCGCCGCAGGCGGTCTGGGCAGTCTGGCGGCGGGCATGATGACGGCGGTGGGCGCCGTGCCTCTGCTGTTCTTCCGCAAGGCGGGGGTGCAGACCCAAAGCGCCCTGCTGGGTTTCGCCGCCGGGGTCATGCTGGCGGCCTCCTTCTTCTCGCTGATCATTCCCGGCGTGGATGTGTTGCAGGCGGGCGGGGCCAGCCAGGCGGCGGCGGCCGGCGTCATGGGGGCGGCGGTGCTGATCGGGGCGACGGTGATCGGCCTGATGAACCGGTTCGCGCCGGTGGACATGCTGGCCATCGGACCGGCGGGATCGCGCGACCTGTCGCGGCGCATCTGGCTGTTCATCATCGCCATCACCCTGCACAACTTCCCCGAGGGGGCGGCGGTGGGCGTCAGCTTCGGCGGCGGCGACATGCACCAAGGCCTGTCCACGGCGCTCGGCATCGGCATCCAGAACATGCCCGAGGGGCTGGCGGTGTCGGCGGCGATGGCGACCCTGGGATACGGTCGCTGGCCGGCGTTCGCGGCGGCGCTGGCGTCGGGCCTGGTCGAGCCGGTCGGCGGGCTGATTGGGGCCAGCGTGGTCGATCTGCTGCCCGGCGCCCTGCCGTGGGGGCTGGGGCTGGCGGCGGGGGCGATGATCTATGTCGTCACCGCCGAGATCATTCCCGAGACCCGCGAGAAGTCCAAGGGCGAGGGGTCGATGATCGGCCTGATGATCGGCCTGGTCGGAATGATGTTCCTGGACATCGCCTTGGGATGA
- the proB gene encoding glutamate 5-kinase — MSQRAALTVGPNAASALGAARRVVVKIGSSLLIDAATRQPTRDWLAAVASDLAAMKAEGREVIVVSSGSIALGRGRLPALGARLEDKQAAASVGQSLLMAAWSGALDPHDLIAGQVLLTRDDTERRRRWLNARATVEALLTHGVVPIVNENDTVATEEIRYGDNDRLAARTAQLTRADLLVLLSDVDGLYTADPRRDPNAAHLPLIETLSPDILAMGGGANADAGVGTGGMATKLAAAQIARSAGCATIIASGQTLSPLSAIRDGARATLIAAPDGPMAAYKQWIAGSLSPTGVLTLDAGAVTALKAGKSLLPAGVTGVSGAFEKGDCVRLIDPNGRAVGVGLAAYAADEAARLRGRRSDEIETLLGYRGASVLIHRDDMVLDDR; from the coding sequence ATGTCCCAGCGCGCCGCCCTCACCGTCGGCCCGAACGCTGCGTCGGCGCTGGGCGCCGCCCGGCGGGTCGTGGTCAAGATCGGATCCTCCCTGCTGATCGACGCGGCCACGCGCCAGCCGACGCGCGACTGGCTGGCGGCCGTCGCTTCGGATCTCGCGGCGATGAAGGCAGAAGGGCGCGAGGTCATCGTCGTCTCGTCCGGCTCGATCGCCCTGGGCCGAGGACGGCTGCCCGCGCTGGGCGCACGGCTGGAGGACAAGCAGGCGGCGGCCTCGGTCGGACAGTCCCTGCTGATGGCGGCCTGGTCCGGGGCCTTGGACCCGCACGACCTGATCGCGGGCCAGGTGCTGCTGACGCGCGACGACACCGAACGCCGTCGGCGGTGGCTTAACGCCCGCGCGACCGTCGAGGCCCTGTTGACCCACGGCGTCGTCCCCATCGTCAACGAGAACGACACGGTGGCGACCGAAGAAATCCGTTACGGCGACAACGACCGGCTGGCGGCGCGCACGGCCCAGCTGACGCGGGCGGACCTGCTGGTCCTGCTGTCGGACGTGGACGGTCTTTACACCGCCGATCCGCGCCGCGATCCAAACGCCGCCCATCTGCCCCTGATCGAGACGCTGAGCCCAGACATCCTGGCCATGGGCGGGGGCGCCAACGCCGATGCCGGCGTCGGAACCGGCGGCATGGCGACCAAGCTGGCGGCGGCCCAGATCGCCCGCTCGGCCGGATGCGCCACCATCATCGCCTCGGGTCAGACCCTGTCGCCGCTCAGCGCCATTCGCGACGGCGCCCGCGCCACCCTGATCGCCGCCCCCGACGGGCCGATGGCCGCCTACAAACAGTGGATCGCCGGCAGCCTGTCGCCAACGGGGGTCCTGACGCTGGACGCCGGCGCCGTCACGGCGCTGAAGGCGGGCAAGAGCCTGCTGCCCGCCGGAGTCACGGGCGTCTCCGGCGCTTTCGAAAAGGGTGACTGCGTGCGGCTGATCGATCCGAACGGTCGGGCCGTCGGCGTGGGTCTGGCCGCCTACGCCGCCGACGAGGCTGCGCGCCTTCGCGGCCGCCGCTCGGACGAGATCGAGACCCTGCTGGGCTATCGCGGGGCCTCGGTCCTGATCCACCGCGACGACATGGTGCTGGACGACCGATGA
- a CDS encoding glutamate-5-semialdehyde dehydrogenase, whose protein sequence is MTDLKTRMLDLGQRARTAAVLLREAPAAARTRALEILSAKLTTAEPDILAANARDVEAARANGMTEALIDRLSLSPARIAGMAQAVATIAAVPDPLGVETERWTPANGLDIARVRTPIGVLGVIYESRPNVTADAAALCIRSGNAAILRCGSDCLQSSLAIAALIAEALAEAGLPADAVQLVDTPDREAVGLMLTGLNGAIDVIVPRGGKSLVARVQAEARTAVLSHLEGLNHTYLHEAADLETARAIVLNAKMRRVSVCGATETLLVDRAAAQLLLPPVAADLIAAGCELRGDAHARALVPAMTPATEADWTTEYLAPILAVRVVDDLDAATDHIARYGSGHTEAIVTTDAHAAERFAAKVDSAIVLINASTQFADGGEFGFGGEIGISTNRLHARGPVGAEQLTTYKYVVRGQGQIRP, encoded by the coding sequence ATGACCGACCTCAAGACCCGAATGCTCGACCTGGGCCAGCGCGCCCGCACCGCCGCCGTGCTCTTGCGCGAAGCCCCCGCCGCCGCCCGCACCCGCGCGCTGGAAATCCTGTCCGCAAAGCTGACGACGGCCGAACCCGACATCCTCGCCGCCAACGCCCGCGATGTGGAGGCCGCCCGCGCCAATGGCATGACGGAGGCCCTGATCGACCGGCTGTCGTTGAGCCCCGCCCGCATCGCCGGCATGGCGCAGGCGGTGGCGACCATCGCCGCCGTGCCCGATCCGCTGGGCGTCGAGACCGAACGCTGGACCCCCGCCAACGGTCTGGACATCGCCCGCGTCCGCACCCCGATCGGCGTGCTGGGCGTCATCTACGAGAGCCGCCCCAACGTCACCGCCGACGCCGCCGCCCTATGCATCCGCTCGGGCAATGCCGCCATCCTGCGCTGCGGCTCGGACTGCCTTCAGTCCTCCCTGGCCATCGCCGCCCTGATCGCGGAAGCCCTCGCCGAAGCCGGCCTGCCCGCCGATGCGGTGCAATTGGTCGACACCCCCGATCGCGAAGCCGTGGGCCTGATGCTGACCGGGCTGAACGGCGCCATCGACGTCATCGTGCCGCGCGGCGGCAAGAGCCTGGTCGCCCGCGTCCAGGCCGAGGCGCGAACGGCCGTGCTCAGCCACCTGGAAGGCCTGAACCACACCTATCTGCATGAGGCCGCCGATCTTGAGACCGCCCGCGCCATCGTCCTGAACGCCAAGATGCGCCGCGTCTCGGTCTGCGGCGCTACCGAGACCCTGCTGGTGGACCGGGCGGCGGCCCAGCTCCTGCTGCCGCCCGTCGCCGCCGACCTGATCGCCGCCGGCTGCGAACTGCGCGGCGACGCCCACGCCCGCGCCCTGGTCCCCGCCATGACGCCCGCGACCGAGGCCGACTGGACCACCGAATATCTGGCCCCGATCCTCGCCGTCCGCGTCGTGGACGATCTGGATGCCGCCACCGATCACATCGCCCGCTACGGCTCGGGCCACACAGAGGCCATCGTCACCACAGACGCCCACGCCGCCGAACGGTTCGCCGCCAAGGTCGACAGCGCCATCGTCCTGATCAACGCCTCGACCCAGTTCGCCGACGGCGGCGAGTTCGGCTTCGGCGGCGAGATCGGCATCTCCACCAATCGCTTGCACGCGCGCGGCCCGGTCGGGGCCGAGCAACTGACCACCTACAAGTATGTGGTGCGCGGCCAGGGCCAGATCAGGCCGTAG
- a CDS encoding membrane-bound PQQ-dependent dehydrogenase, glucose/quinate/shikimate family yields the protein MPRWTTPTGLGGWLTLMLGVLLAVIGLVLTVGGVQLAMLGGSWYYLIAGLALIVSGLLLVYRDVRGAWLYGAVFVATVIWALWEKGLNGWAMIPRLVGPLVLMFLVVATLPVLRSRGGGKTAGLGALGLAVLTVVFGLVVGQINAPGVDSPVPGARGPFGDPALTKAGMDWPAYGGSDAAQRYSPLNQINKTNVRQLERAWTFRTGDLPGERFGAETTPLKIADTVYLCSGRNKMFALDADTGRQKWAYDPKVADEQIPYTAACRGVTYYATPNVDQAQPCATRIIEGTLDGRIIAVDARTGVPCPAFGTNGAVSIKEGMGNPYPGMVSITSPPVVVRGVIVTGHQVLDGQKRWNASGVIQGYDVVTGQLRFAWDMMRPDITTAPPAGQTYTPGTPNMWTTATGDEALGLVYLPMGNSAADYYSSLRRPQENQYSSALVALDVTTGKPRWRYQTVRRDVWDYDLGSQVTLVDMPTAGGVTPAVILPSKRGEIFVLDRRTGQPLHGVQDRPAPRGGVEPAQRAATQPYSLFNTLAKPDLREVDMWGMSPIDQMICRIQFKKASYQGQFTPPTADRRFIEYPGYNGGSDWGSVALDPRRGVIIANYNDMPNYNRLVPRAEANRLGWFPRDDPRYQEETTGEGAKAEGAGDPQMGVPYAIDVNAGWRMPFTGLLCKEPPYGGIRAIDVQSGKTLWDRPFGTARKNGPFGIPSMLPLEIGTPNNGGSVVTAGGLIFIAAATDDLIRAIDIETGKTVWSDVLPAGGQANPMIYEQNGRQYLVIVAAGHHFMETPEGDYVIAYALPQRG from the coding sequence ATGCCCCGATGGACAACCCCGACCGGCCTTGGGGGATGGCTGACCTTGATGCTTGGGGTCCTGCTGGCCGTGATCGGTCTGGTTCTGACGGTCGGCGGCGTTCAGCTCGCGATGCTGGGCGGCTCCTGGTATTATCTGATCGCGGGCCTGGCGCTGATCGTGTCGGGCCTTCTGCTTGTCTATCGCGACGTGCGTGGGGCCTGGCTCTATGGCGCGGTCTTCGTCGCCACAGTGATCTGGGCGCTGTGGGAGAAGGGCCTGAACGGTTGGGCCATGATCCCACGCCTGGTCGGGCCGCTGGTGCTGATGTTCCTGGTGGTGGCGACCCTGCCTGTTCTGCGTTCGCGCGGCGGCGGCAAGACGGCGGGCCTCGGCGCGCTTGGTCTGGCGGTCCTGACGGTCGTGTTCGGCCTGGTGGTCGGTCAGATCAACGCGCCTGGCGTCGACAGCCCAGTGCCCGGCGCGCGCGGACCGTTCGGCGATCCCGCCCTGACCAAGGCCGGCATGGACTGGCCCGCCTATGGCGGATCGGACGCGGCCCAGCGCTATTCGCCGCTGAATCAGATCAACAAGACCAACGTCCGGCAGCTGGAGCGGGCCTGGACCTTCCGCACCGGCGATCTGCCCGGCGAACGGTTCGGCGCCGAGACCACGCCGCTGAAGATCGCCGACACCGTCTATCTCTGCTCGGGTCGCAACAAGATGTTCGCCCTGGACGCTGACACAGGTCGGCAGAAATGGGCCTATGATCCCAAGGTGGCGGACGAGCAGATCCCCTACACCGCCGCCTGCCGGGGCGTGACCTATTACGCCACACCCAACGTCGACCAGGCCCAGCCCTGCGCGACGCGCATCATCGAAGGCACGCTGGACGGCCGGATCATCGCGGTCGATGCGCGCACCGGCGTGCCTTGCCCCGCCTTCGGAACCAACGGCGCCGTCAGCATCAAGGAAGGGATGGGCAATCCCTATCCCGGCATGGTGTCGATCACCTCGCCGCCCGTCGTCGTGCGAGGTGTCATCGTCACGGGCCATCAGGTGCTGGACGGCCAGAAACGGTGGAACGCCTCGGGCGTCATCCAGGGCTATGACGTCGTCACCGGTCAGCTGCGCTTCGCCTGGGACATGATGCGTCCCGACATCACCACCGCTCCACCGGCCGGTCAGACCTATACGCCGGGCACGCCGAACATGTGGACGACGGCGACGGGCGACGAAGCCCTGGGCCTGGTCTATCTGCCGATGGGCAACTCGGCCGCCGACTACTATTCGTCGCTGCGCCGGCCCCAGGAGAACCAGTATTCCAGCGCCCTGGTCGCGCTGGACGTCACGACCGGCAAGCCGCGCTGGCGCTATCAGACCGTCCGCCGCGACGTCTGGGACTATGACCTGGGTTCACAGGTGACGCTGGTCGACATGCCGACCGCAGGGGGCGTGACGCCGGCGGTGATCCTGCCGTCCAAGCGCGGCGAAATCTTCGTGCTGGATCGCCGCACGGGCCAGCCCCTGCACGGCGTTCAGGATCGTCCGGCCCCGCGCGGCGGCGTCGAACCGGCGCAGCGTGCGGCGACCCAGCCCTATTCGCTGTTCAACACCTTGGCCAAGCCTGACCTGCGCGAAGTCGACATGTGGGGCATGTCGCCGATCGATCAGATGATCTGCCGCATCCAGTTCAAGAAGGCGTCGTATCAGGGCCAGTTTACGCCCCCGACCGCCGACCGTCGCTTTATCGAATATCCGGGCTACAACGGCGGTTCAGACTGGGGCAGCGTGGCGCTCGATCCGCGTCGCGGCGTGATCATCGCCAACTATAACGACATGCCCAACTACAATCGTCTGGTGCCGCGCGCCGAGGCGAACAGGTTGGGCTGGTTCCCCCGCGACGACCCCCGCTATCAGGAGGAAACGACCGGCGAGGGCGCCAAGGCCGAGGGCGCGGGCGATCCGCAGATGGGCGTGCCCTATGCGATCGACGTCAACGCCGGCTGGCGGATGCCCTTCACCGGCCTGCTGTGCAAGGAGCCTCCGTACGGCGGCATCCGGGCCATCGACGTGCAGAGCGGCAAGACCCTGTGGGATCGTCCGTTCGGCACGGCGCGCAAGAACGGCCCGTTCGGCATCCCCTCGATGCTGCCGCTGGAGATCGGCACGCCGAACAACGGCGGCTCGGTGGTCACGGCCGGCGGCTTAATTTTCATCGCCGCAGCGACCGACGACCTGATCCGCGCCATCGATATCGAGACGGGCAAGACCGTCTGGTCCGACGTCTTGCCCGCCGGCGGCCAGGCGAACCCGATGATCTACGAACAGAACGGCCGCCAGTATCTGGTGATCGTCGCCGCCGGCCATCACTTCATGGAAACGCCGGAGGGCGATTACGTCATCGCCTATGCGCTGCCGCAGCGCGGCTGA
- a CDS encoding NAD(P)-dependent oxidoreductase, with translation MHKTLKQGGTFVVEPRRLSKASAELRARGFGEITIPPSTETAEKQASRCTDCGVPFCQNACPLQNNIPDWLRLSAENEPREAWRVASLTSTMPEICGRICPQDRLCEGSCTLNQSGWDAVTIGSVEAWLGDQAFANGWVEPIRPAAERGETVGIVGAGPAGLAAADRLRCEGYQVTVYDRHDRAGGLLIYGIPGFKLEKHVVQRRVDRLIDGGVRFVLGCEVGKDVTLTELRARHDVVLLAMGVYQPRILSAPGRGPDSTVAALSYLTHQNRRDLGDAEQDGWHEARGKRVVVIGGGDTAMDCVRTAVRQGAASVTCLYRRDRENMPGSAREVVNAEEEGVVFEWLAAPKALLSQGDQVTGVRAARMQLTEGLPGQRRDIVPVPGADFDVPADIVIEALGFSPEPFAAHEADLRLRDDGTIKVGSISFATSLPGVFAAGDAVRGASLVVWAVREGQDAAAEIDRYFKTRTEEVAA, from the coding sequence ATGCACAAGACCCTGAAGCAAGGCGGGACATTCGTCGTCGAACCCCGCCGCCTGTCCAAGGCCTCGGCCGAACTGCGCGCACGCGGTTTCGGCGAGATCACGATTCCGCCCTCCACCGAGACGGCCGAGAAACAGGCGTCGCGCTGCACCGACTGCGGCGTGCCCTTCTGCCAGAACGCCTGCCCGCTTCAGAACAACATCCCCGACTGGCTGCGCCTATCGGCCGAGAACGAGCCGCGCGAGGCCTGGCGGGTGGCGTCCCTGACCTCGACCATGCCCGAAATCTGCGGCCGCATCTGTCCGCAGGACCGGCTGTGCGAAGGGTCGTGCACATTGAACCAGTCCGGCTGGGACGCCGTGACCATCGGCTCGGTCGAGGCCTGGCTGGGCGACCAGGCCTTCGCCAACGGCTGGGTCGAGCCGATCCGCCCGGCGGCCGAACGCGGCGAAACCGTCGGCATCGTCGGCGCCGGCCCGGCCGGTCTGGCCGCCGCCGACCGCCTGCGCTGCGAGGGCTATCAGGTCACGGTCTATGACCGTCACGACCGCGCCGGCGGGCTGCTGATCTACGGCATCCCCGGCTTCAAGCTGGAAAAGCACGTCGTGCAGCGTCGCGTGGATCGGCTGATCGACGGCGGCGTCCGGTTCGTTCTGGGCTGCGAGGTCGGCAAGGACGTGACTCTGACCGAGCTGCGCGCCCGCCACGACGTCGTCCTGCTAGCTATGGGCGTCTATCAGCCGCGCATCCTGTCCGCTCCCGGTCGCGGGCCGGATTCGACCGTCGCCGCCCTGTCCTATCTGACCCATCAGAACCGGCGCGACCTGGGCGACGCCGAACAGGACGGCTGGCACGAGGCGCGCGGCAAGCGGGTCGTCGTCATCGGCGGCGGCGACACCGCCATGGACTGCGTCCGCACCGCCGTCCGTCAGGGCGCGGCCAGCGTCACTTGCCTGTATCGTCGTGACCGCGAGAATATGCCGGGCTCGGCCCGCGAAGTCGTCAACGCCGAGGAAGAAGGCGTCGTCTTCGAATGGCTGGCAGCGCCCAAGGCCCTGCTGTCGCAAGGCGACCAGGTCACGGGCGTGCGCGCCGCGCGCATGCAGTTGACGGAAGGCCTGCCCGGCCAGCGTCGCGACATCGTGCCCGTGCCCGGCGCCGACTTCGACGTGCCGGCCGACATCGTCATCGAGGCCTTGGGCTTCTCGCCCGAGCCGTTCGCGGCGCATGAGGCCGATTTGCGCCTGCGCGACGACGGCACCATCAAGGTCGGCTCCATCAGCTTCGCCACCAGCCTGCCCGGCGTCTTCGCCGCCGGCGACGCCGTGCGCGGCGCATCGCTCGTCGTCTGGGCCGTCCGCGAAGGCCAGGACGCCGCCGCCGAGATCGATCGCTACTTCAAGACCCGCACCGAGGAGGTCGCGGCATGA